One part of the Lycium ferocissimum isolate CSIRO_LF1 chromosome 8, AGI_CSIRO_Lferr_CH_V1, whole genome shotgun sequence genome encodes these proteins:
- the LOC132067839 gene encoding uncharacterized protein LOC132067839: MEFWVVVAAAGAGYVAQHLQSSSEDKNNLLEKNQFPKFSTHEQSDNKNLLQQLREYVCPFHRLARKRAKKEVNDQRAFRFRQLNLDSSENMSSTDCTSDSGAPFNSTGIPNGMALMYMGIITGMVSAIIANRRETEKLNEKLEWTKNLVQELEEEITVKELSNDDYENPNSFSPSMSAVELLSTSSDIQVNEPTRQTSENTDPVAAEKHESMSEIEAELEAELERLEMSLKVSTFEMISDFVELDPEDEVDVAQGDLKVDCLNVQCPGSSESDRDTSETWIVHAKPANYPVSPRELSLRLHEVIESRLEARIKELETALHRSQNRACSLEIQNLFQEDFASSETEFSANLQSPYCYYKADEETIHGSEDTFDIDIRIPPLDGALINRPRKEGK; this comes from the exons ATGGAGTTTTGGGTTGTTGTAGCAGCTGCAGGTGCAGGTTATGTAGCGCAACATTTGCAAAGTTCATCAGAGGATAAGAACAACTTActagagaaaaatcaatttcctAAATTTTCAACACATGAACAATCAGATAACAAGAATTTGCTGCAGCAACTACGCGAATACGTTTGTCCATTTCACAGACTAGCTCGGAAAAGAGCTAAAAAAGAAGTTAATGATCAAAGGGCTTTCAGATTCAGACAACTTAATCTTGATTCATCAGAAAATATGTCTTCTACAGATTGCACTAGTGATTCTGGTGCACCATTCAATTCAACAG GGATACCAAATGGAATGGCTCTAATGTATATGGGAATCATTACTGGCATGGTGTCTGCTATTATTGCAAACAGAAGAGAGACAGAAAAGCTGAATGAGAAGTTAGAATGGACCAAGAATTTAGTTCAAGAGTTAGAAGAGGAAATCACTGTGAAAGAGCTTtctaatgatgattatgaaaatCCAAATTCATTTAGTCCCTCTATGTCAGCTGTTGAGCTATTGTCAACTTCTTCTGATATTCAAGTTAATGAACCAACAAGACAAACCAGTGAAAACACAGATCCTGTGGCAGCAGAGAAACACGAGTCGATGAGCGAAATCGAGGCAGAGCTTGAGGCTGAATTGGAaaggttggaaatgagcttGAAGGTTTCAACCTTTGAAATGATATCTGATTTTGTTGAG CTAGATCCAGAAGATGAAGTAGATGTGGCTCAAGGAGACTTGAAAGTAGATTGCCTCAATGTGCAATGCCCTGGTTCATCAGAATCAGATAGGGATACTAGTGAAACTTGGATTGTTCATGCTAAACCTGCCAATTATCCTGTTTCCCCGAGGGAGCTAAGCTTGCGCCTGCACGAGGTAATAGAATCCAGGCTAGAAGCTCGAATTAAGGAGCTTGAAACAGCGCTTCATCGCAGCCAAAATAGAGCTTGTTCACTGGAAATACAAAATCTCTTTCAAGAGGACTTTGCATCGAGCGAAACAGAGTTTTCTGCAAATCTACAAAGTCCATATTGCTATTACAAGGCTGATGAAGAGACCATTCATGGAAGTGAAGATACTTTTGACATTGATATAAGAATTCCACCTCTTGATGGAGCATTGATTAATAGACCAAGGAAGGAAGGAAAATGA
- the LOC132067841 gene encoding pentatricopeptide repeat-containing protein At1g80150, mitochondrial has product MLTLRLVRRFGTASRHTSNKALVSKRKSVKVDEPALFKLKKEKNPEKLFQLFKENAHNKIVIENRYVFEDTVSRLAGAGRFDYIENLLEHQKTLPQGRREGFIIRIIMLYGKARMIQNAVKTFYDMHLYGCPRTVKSFNAALKVLTQSHDLEATESFLRDVPEKFDINIDILSINTVISSFCEVGILDKAYLFMVEMEKLGIKPDVFTYTILISAFYRANRWQIADGLWNLMARKGCMPNVATFNVRIQFMVNMGFAWEANKLLKLMKRVGITPDEVTYNLVIKGFFRIENLEMAKRIYSALCGAGFKPNSRIYHTMIHYLSRAGEFDLAYSMCRDIMQKNWFPSSDTIKRLLEGLSKDGTEENMAKARFLIRLAKKKTPPFSADTLDMMRSIIARS; this is encoded by the coding sequence ATGCTAACTCTGCGCTTGGTTCGCAGATTTGGAACTGCGAGTCGCCATACTTCTAATAAAGCTTTAGTTTCTAAGAGAAAGAGTGTAAAAGTAGATGAACCTGCACTTTTTAagctaaaaaaggaaaagaacccTGAGAAGTTGTTTCAGTTATTTAAGGAGAATGCTCATAATAAGATTGTCATTGAGAATCGCTATGTGTTTGAAGATACAGTTTCTCGCTTAGCAGGTGCTGGTAGGTTTGATTATATTGAAAATCTGCTTGAGCATCAGAAAACTCTGCCACAAGGTCGGCGTGAAGGTTTCATTATTCGAATTATAATGCTCTACGGGAAGGCTCGGATGATACAGAATGCTGTAAAAACATTCTATGACATGCATTTATATGGCTGTCCACGGACTGTTAAGTCATTCAATGCTGCACTCAAGGTTTTGACTCAGTCTCATGATTTGGAGGCTACTGAGTCGTTTCTGCGGGATGTTCCTGAAAAGTTCGATATCAATATAGATATACTTTCAATCAATACAGTCATTAGCTCGTTTTGTGAAGTGGGTATCTTGGACAAAGCTTATTTGTTCATGGTTGAGATGGAAAAGTTAGGTATAAAACCTGATGTTTTTACGTATACGATACTTATATCTGCATTCTATAGAGCCAACCGATGGCAGATTGCTGATGGATTATGGAACCTCATGGCCCGTAAGGGCTGTATGCCTAATGTTGCTACTTTTAATGTTAGAATTCAATTCATGGTAAATATGGGGTTTGCTTGGGAAGCTaataaattgttgaagttgATGAAACGTGTTGGCATAACTCCTGATGAGGTTACATACAATTTAGTGATCAAAGGCTTTTTTCGAATAGAGAATCTTGAAATGGCAAAAAGAATCTATTCTGCTTTATGTGGTGCGGGCTTCAAGCCAAATTCTAGAATCTATCACACCATGATTCATTACCTGTCTAGAGCAGGTGAGTTTGATTTGGCATATTCAATGTGTAGAGATATCAtgcaaaaaaattggtttccaAGTTCGGATACTATTAAAAGGCTCCTTGAAGGGCTGTCCAAGGATGGAACGGAGGAAAATATGGCAAAGGCTCGATTTTTAATCAGGCTGGCTAAGAAAAAGACACCCCCTTTCTCAGCAGACACTTTGGACATGATGCGGTCAATAATAGCTCGTAGTTAA
- the LOC132067842 gene encoding probable inactive purple acid phosphatase 1 — protein sequence MKLFVILLPILWVLVALQGVISHEDHPLSRIAVHKAIVALDAHASIKATPSVLGSNGLNQEWINLEYGTSKPSNDDWIGVFSPANFSAATCDPENNMVTPPLLCTAPIKYQFANGSNPNYKRTGKGSLKLQLINQRSDFSFALFSGGLRNPKLVAVSNTVAFANPNAPLYPRLAQGKTWNEMTVTWTSGYDINEAEPFVEWGPQGGKQTRSPAGTLTFDRRSLCGAPARTVGWRDPGFIHTSFLKELWPNLVYTYKLGHKLVNGKYIWSQTYKFKSSPYPGQNSLQRVVIFGDMGKEEADGSNVYNQYQPGSLNTTKQIIEDLKNIDIVFHIGDIVYANGYLSQWDQFTSQVEPITSRVPYMIASGNHERDWPDSGSFYGKKDSGGECGVLAQTMFYFPAENRDKFWYSTDYGMFRFCIADTEHDWREGTEQYKFIENCFASVDRQKQPWLIFLAHRVLGYSSGDFYANEGSFGEPMGRESLQKLWQKYKVDIAIYGHVHNYERTCPIYQNICTMNEKNSYKGTLNGTIHVVAGGGGAGLVKFTSLQTKWSIFKDYDYGFVKMTAFDHSNLLFEYKKSRDGKVYDSFNISRDYRDILACTVDSCPSMTLAS from the exons ATGAAATTGTTCGTCATATTGTTGCCAATTTTATGGGTTCTAGTTGCTCTTCAAGGGGTAATATCTCATGAAGATCACCCTCTGTCAAGAATTGCTGTTCATAAGGCAATTGTTGCTTTGGATGCTCATGCTTCTATCAAAGCCACTCCTTCCGTACTTGGGTCAAAC GGTCTAAACCAAGAATGGATAAATCTGGAGTATGGCACAAGCAAACCGTCaaatgatgattggattggAGTGTTTTCTCCTGCCAATTTCAG TGCAGCTACTTGTGACCCTGAAAATAACATGGTGACTCCACCACTTTTATGTACAGCTCCTATAAAG TATCAATTTGCAAATGGCTCCAATCCCAACTACAAAAGGACAGGGAAAGGGTCACTAAAGCTTCAATTGATCAATCAGAGATCCGATTTCTCCTTTGCTTTGTTTTCCGGTGGATTACGGAAT CCAAAGCTGGTCGCAGTGTCAAATACTGTTGCCTTTGCAAATCCAAATGCACCATTATACCCGCGGTTAGCACAAGGAAAGACGTGGAATGAA ATGACTGTTACATGGACTAGTGGATATGATATCAATGAAGCAGAGCCCTTTGTGGAGTGGGGTCCACAAGGTGGAAAACAGACTCGTTCACCAGCAGGGACTTTGACTTTTGACCGTAGGAGCTTGTGTG GTGCACCAGCAAGGACTGTTGGATGGCGCGATCCTGGATTCATTCACACTAGTTTTCTGAAGGAGTTGTGGCCCAATTTAGT ATATACGTACAAGTTGGGGCATAAATTGGTTAATGGTAAATATATCTGGAGTCAGACCTACAAATTTAAATCGTCCCCCTATCCTGGTCAAAACTCTCTTCAGCGAGTGGTCATTTTTGGTGACATGGGAAAG GAAGAAGCCGATGGCTCAAATGTGTACAATCAATATCAACCTGGCTCCCTTAACACTACCAAGCAAATCATTGAGGACTTAAAGAACATTGACATAGTCTTTCACATTGGGGATATCGTTTACGCCAATGGATATCTTTCTCAATGGGATCAATTTACTTCTCAAGTTGAGCCAATTACTTCAAGAGTACCATACATGATTGCTAG TGGCAACCATGAACGCGATTGGCCTGATAGTGGGTCATTTTATGGTAAAAAGGATTCAGGTGGAGAATGTGGTGTGTTGGCTCAGACAATGTTTTATTTTCCTGCCGAAAATAGGGACAAGTTCTG GTACTCTACTGATTATGGCATGTTCAGATTCTGTATTGCTGATACAGAACATGATTGGAGAGAGGGCACCGAACAATATAAGTTCATTGAAAACTGCTTCGCATCTGTAGATAGACAGAAGCAGCCATGGCTAATCTTCCTTGCACATAGGGTACTTGGTTACTCTTCTGGCGATTTTTATGCCAATGAAGGTTCATTTGGAGAACCAATGGGGAGGGAAAGCCTTCAAAAGCTTTGGCAGAAGTATAAAGTTGATATAGCCATATATGGTCATGTTCATAATTACGAAAGAACATGTCCCATTTACCAG AATATCTGTACAATGAATGAGAAGAACTCGTACAAGGGAACCTTGAACGGAACAATACATGTTGTTGCAGGGGGAGGTGGAGCTGGTCTAGTAAAGTTTACATCTCTCCAGACCAAGTGGAGTATTTTTAAAGATTATGATTACGGATTTGTGAAAATGACAGCATTCGATCATTCAAATCTGTTATTCGAGTACAAGAAGAGCAGAGATGGAAAGGTATACGACTCTTTCAATATTTCCCGGGATTACAGAGACATCTTGGCATGCACTGTGGATAGCTGCCCAAGCATGACATTGGCATCTTAA
- the LOC132066228 gene encoding pectinesterase inhibitor-like yields the protein MTLSLNSAPFLIVVLLSISSVLTSVRADLVDDVCSKTQKPAICLSALRADPRSKGANLEGLATISIDASLKNAQSTRNLVNTLLKQATDPKLKTRYASCLENYNDAVDDIGGLPAFLKSKDYGGLNTHASAASDDPSTCDENFSGPPAEAPQLKDASDKLQGLISIVLVISNLLTG from the coding sequence ATGACACTCTCACTTAACTCTGCCCCATTTCTAATAGTTGTTCTACTATCAATCTCCTCCGTGTTAACAAGTGTGAGAGCAGATCTAGTAGATGACGTTTGCTCGAAAACGCAAAAGCCCGCTATATGTTTATCCGCTTTAAGGGCGGATCCTCGATCCAAAGGTGCAAATCTTGAAGGCCTTGCGACTATCTCAATAGACGCATCACTAAAGAACGCACAATCCACACGTAATCTTGTTAATACGTTGCTTAAACAAGCCACAGATCCAAAATTAAAGACACGATATGCTTCGTGTTTGGAGAATTACAATGAcgctgttgatgatattggaggATTGCCAGCTTTTTTGAAGTCTAAAGACTATGGCGGTTTGAATACTCATGCTTCTGCTGCTTCAGATGATCCTTCTACGTGTGATGAGAATTTTTCAGGACCACCTGCTGAAGCGCCCCAACTCAAAGATGCTAGTGACAAGCTTCAAGGACTTATTAGTATTGTTTTGGTTATTAGCAATCTATTGACAGGGTAG